The region TTATAACGATTCCAGATAAGCAAAAGGTAGACCTTTCAATTTATGATGTGTCAGGAAGAAAGGTTTTAAATATTATAAATAAAGAGCTTGAGCCAGGAATTTACAAAATAGATTTTAAAAATAAATTGAATAAGGGGATATATTTTGCAGTTTTAAAAGGGAGGGAGAAAAGGATTAAAAAATTTTCTATTTTAAAATAGTGTCTGAAAAATTTTAAAGAGATATTAGATAATTTGAAAAGTAGATTAAAAATACTTTAGGATTAAAATATGAAAGGATTAAAAAAGTGTAAAAAATAATGATAAAAAGGAAAAATTAAGGGAGATTAACTATCAAATTTTTTGAAAAATAGGCGACAAGGCAACGAAA is a window of candidate division WOR-3 bacterium DNA encoding:
- a CDS encoding T9SS type A sorting domain-containing protein, giving the protein ITIPDKQKVDLSIYDVSGRKVLNIINKELEPGIYKIDFKNKLNKGIYFAVLKGREKRIKKFSILK